The Desulfosporosinus acidiphilus SJ4 genome has a window encoding:
- a CDS encoding 3-hydroxybutyryl-CoA dehydrogenase has protein sequence MKTIMVIGSGQMGGGIAQVAAQAGYSVILNDIKEEFVNRGLSIIEKNLRRNVEKGKLNGPDMEIILGRITKSVSLQDAALADLVIEAAVENMKVKAQIFSQLDVICPEHTILSTNTSSLPITEIAASTKRPEKVIGMHFMNPVPVMKLVEIIRGLATSDEVYKTIEELSLEMGKIPVEVNDAPGFISNRVLIPMINEAIYTLYEGIATVEAIDNVMKLGMNHPMGPLALADLIGLDTVLSICEVLHEGLGDKYRPCPLLRKYVKAGWYGKKSGRGFYNYNS, from the coding sequence ATGAAGACAATCATGGTTATTGGCTCAGGACAAATGGGTGGTGGAATTGCTCAGGTTGCTGCACAAGCGGGCTACTCGGTGATCCTTAATGACATTAAAGAAGAATTTGTAAATCGAGGTCTTAGTATCATTGAAAAAAATCTTCGGCGAAATGTGGAAAAAGGGAAGCTTAATGGGCCGGATATGGAAATTATTTTAGGACGTATTACCAAATCTGTCTCTCTGCAAGACGCCGCTTTAGCCGACCTAGTAATTGAGGCTGCTGTGGAAAATATGAAAGTTAAGGCCCAAATTTTCTCGCAGCTCGATGTTATTTGTCCGGAACATACCATTCTTTCGACCAATACCTCTTCCTTACCCATTACCGAGATTGCTGCCAGTACCAAACGGCCGGAGAAAGTCATAGGAATGCACTTTATGAATCCCGTCCCGGTGATGAAGCTTGTAGAAATTATACGCGGGTTAGCAACTAGTGACGAAGTCTATAAAACAATTGAAGAGCTCAGCTTGGAAATGGGAAAGATCCCTGTGGAAGTCAATGATGCACCGGGATTTATATCCAATCGGGTCCTAATTCCTATGATTAACGAAGCAATCTATACCCTTTATGAAGGGATCGCTACGGTCGAAGCCATAGACAATGTTATGAAATTGGGTATGAATCATCCTATGGGACCGTTAGCACTAGCTGATTTAATCGGATTGGACACTGTTCTCTCTATTTGTGAAGTCCTTCATGAAGGATTAGGCGACAAATATCGTCCCTGCCCATTACTGCGTAAGTATGTTAAAGCGGGTTGGTATGGCAAGAAATCCGGTCGCGGCTTCTATAATTACAATTCATAA
- a CDS encoding sigma-54-dependent Fis family transcriptional regulator, with translation MLLQEGTNSKISYLRLGDTIAKAVNIFLDLKIAIIPVLDERGGLLSIFSRSSLYRAILDGATQKDIIDPYLIKEVISISEETPDDQVADFVKTSSVGSVPVVNREGKVLGLLCKTNMVMTLFRHSELLNVQLKAILDSMHNGVIVVDSRGVVTHVNNGAIRILGLETDSSLGLSLEELLPDLDCQAALLHGEITVGLRYKHDNVTMIVNITPLNISGNIAGGTIIFQDLTELENAARELETVKALNRTFDTVLNIIHDGIIVVDDKGKTTLVNQAMVDFLGINQEDIIGHNIMDVMESSRLHIVANTGIPETSDVQTIEGKPYIVSRLPIIRDGKVVGAVGKAVFPQLAEVRQLAEKITLLENKVTFFQEELQKNKTAQDIMKDIIAESTEMKKVKEEITIVASSSSTVLITGDSGTGKEGVAHAIHLCSDRNKGPFVKVNCAAIPENLMEAEMFGYVGGAFTGAAKSGKPGRLEMANGGTIFLDEIGDMPLSLQSKLLRVLQDREFERLGGTKSIKVNVRIIAATNKNLNKAISEGEFRADLYYRLNVINIHLPPLRERSEDIEPLTHFFIAKFNHILKANVSGIDDKAIRTLLNYSWPGNIRELENVVERAVNYTRSGMIQLTHFPKEILSDNSSKDKTTMGMIRHQDKIGNIERKMIIDAMEKAGGNKSKAAKLLNLTRSRLYDKLVKYDIKT, from the coding sequence GTGCTCCTTCAGGAAGGAACGAATTCTAAAATTTCTTATTTAAGGCTTGGAGATACAATCGCTAAAGCTGTTAATATTTTTTTGGATCTAAAGATTGCTATTATTCCGGTGTTAGATGAGAGAGGCGGGCTTTTGAGTATATTTAGCAGGAGCAGTCTTTATAGGGCAATCTTAGACGGTGCGACCCAAAAGGATATAATTGATCCCTACCTAATAAAAGAAGTGATTAGTATTTCCGAGGAAACTCCAGATGATCAGGTGGCTGATTTCGTGAAAACCAGCTCCGTTGGATCGGTTCCCGTTGTAAATAGAGAGGGGAAAGTTCTTGGCCTCTTATGCAAAACAAATATGGTCATGACTTTGTTTAGACATTCGGAACTACTTAATGTACAACTGAAAGCGATTCTGGATTCTATGCATAATGGGGTAATTGTTGTTGACAGCCGGGGGGTGGTAACTCATGTTAATAATGGGGCAATTCGAATATTGGGTTTAGAAACGGATTCCTCTCTTGGGTTATCTTTGGAAGAATTGTTGCCTGATCTGGATTGCCAAGCAGCACTCCTTCACGGTGAGATTACAGTAGGTCTTAGGTACAAACACGATAACGTTACTATGATCGTAAATATTACTCCTTTAAATATCAGTGGGAACATTGCCGGAGGAACTATTATATTTCAAGATCTAACAGAACTAGAAAACGCCGCCAGAGAATTGGAAACAGTTAAAGCTTTAAACAGGACTTTCGATACAGTTCTTAACATTATTCATGATGGCATTATAGTAGTGGATGACAAAGGAAAGACGACGCTCGTTAATCAAGCGATGGTGGACTTTTTAGGGATAAATCAGGAGGACATTATCGGACACAATATTATGGATGTCATGGAGTCAAGCAGATTACACATTGTAGCAAACACAGGCATTCCCGAAACAAGCGATGTCCAGACTATTGAGGGCAAGCCGTATATTGTTTCCCGGCTGCCAATAATTCGAGACGGGAAGGTTGTTGGCGCAGTGGGGAAAGCCGTATTTCCCCAGCTTGCCGAAGTTAGGCAGCTTGCTGAAAAAATAACACTATTAGAGAATAAAGTAACGTTCTTCCAAGAAGAATTGCAAAAAAATAAAACTGCCCAGGATATTATGAAAGATATAATTGCCGAAAGTACCGAAATGAAAAAAGTAAAAGAAGAGATAACAATTGTTGCCTCAAGCAGTTCTACTGTTTTAATTACCGGAGATAGCGGCACCGGAAAAGAAGGTGTCGCCCATGCCATTCATCTCTGTAGTGATCGGAACAAAGGACCTTTTGTTAAAGTGAATTGTGCAGCTATTCCCGAAAACCTAATGGAAGCTGAAATGTTCGGTTATGTTGGGGGCGCATTTACGGGAGCGGCAAAATCGGGAAAACCAGGACGACTGGAGATGGCTAATGGCGGAACTATCTTTTTGGATGAAATCGGGGATATGCCCCTATCTCTTCAGTCTAAGCTTCTGCGTGTATTACAAGACCGTGAATTTGAACGATTAGGCGGTACAAAAAGTATTAAAGTTAATGTTCGGATTATCGCAGCAACCAATAAAAACCTTAATAAAGCTATTTCCGAAGGGGAGTTTCGAGCAGATCTTTATTACAGGTTAAACGTTATTAATATTCATTTGCCGCCGTTACGGGAGCGTTCCGAGGATATAGAACCTTTAACCCATTTTTTCATAGCTAAATTTAATCATATCCTTAAGGCTAACGTTTCAGGTATAGATGATAAAGCCATACGGACCTTACTAAACTATTCATGGCCAGGGAATATTCGAGAACTGGAAAACGTTGTCGAGAGAGCTGTCAATTATACGCGCAGTGGTATGATCCAGCTAACTCACTTCCCCAAAGAAATCCTTTCCGACAATTCTTCTAAAGACAAAACAACCATGGGAATGATTCGACACCAAGATAAAATTGGCAATATAGAGCGAAAAATGATTATTGATGCTATGGAAAAGGCTGGGGGTAACAAATCAAAAGCCGCAAAGCTCTTGAATCTCACTAGGTCCAGACTTTATGACAAACTAGTAAAGTATGATATAAAGACCTAA
- a CDS encoding GNAT family N-acetyltransferase translates to MERDKSMKQGLIAVAGETEHLLIRDSVFLECEELQRMNEASDYLQNWVGWKTPEDYASKTLTEGNLPPGGTRDRFRAKSLYLKQTSKLIGVLELYHGYPQEEVLWIGWLFIHSSFQRRGYAQETVEYLFSEAKKANFKKIRVGVGLKNWPALRFWYRNGFRQLVGIIGDKVYSERTFASIGLEKDV, encoded by the coding sequence ATGGAAAGAGACAAATCGATGAAACAGGGTCTGATTGCGGTAGCCGGTGAAACGGAACATTTGCTAATAAGAGATTCTGTCTTTTTAGAATGCGAAGAATTACAGAGGATGAACGAGGCTTCGGATTACCTTCAAAATTGGGTTGGATGGAAAACTCCAGAAGATTACGCAAGCAAAACATTAACCGAGGGAAACCTGCCGCCTGGCGGTACAAGGGATCGTTTTAGAGCTAAATCCCTATACCTAAAACAGACATCTAAGTTGATAGGAGTTCTTGAACTATATCATGGGTATCCTCAAGAAGAAGTACTTTGGATTGGATGGTTGTTTATACACTCAAGTTTTCAAAGAAGAGGATATGCCCAAGAAACGGTAGAATATTTATTTTCGGAGGCAAAAAAGGCTAACTTTAAGAAAATTAGAGTTGGAGTAGGCTTAAAGAATTGGCCCGCCCTCAGATTTTGGTATAGAAATGGATTCCGCCAGCTCGTAGGTATAATAGGAGATAAGGTGTATAGTGAAAGAACATTTGCCTCAATCGGTCTTGAGAAAGATGTATAG
- the nagA gene encoding N-acetylglucosamine-6-phosphate deacetylase — MAGGRIKNATLVLLEGLLQDGELRFNEGKIEKIFKSPPSVEEPRLELYEPSGNVVGDQYSDEHRGTLENCLEWDLQGDYLIPGLIDTHVHGAGGFDVMDGTPEAIRSVQAALLEQGTTAFLGTTMSASKDFIMQAIHNAAQIRSENTRIVKGNVLAGQVNSPAGGAEILGVHMEGPFLSQEYKGAQATDGIWADDGMASEDFLLGIFKEYPGLVRILTLAPERADARELIACCSGQGVIPSAGHSAASYERMLEAVSWGLKRVTHAFNAKPGIHHRKPGLLAAALADNRVSLELIADGVHIHPSVLEIVLRLKPENGVCLVSDGSRSVGMADGEYELGGQQTFVHQGVARLADGTIAGSAFPLLQGVKTLVRAAHFPLHLAVKAASLIPARILGADERLGSLEVNKEATFVRLTRELNVAQVWRKGVLVVDK, encoded by the coding sequence ATGGCTGGAGGACGGATTAAGAATGCAACTTTGGTTTTGTTGGAAGGGTTGCTTCAAGACGGCGAACTCCGTTTTAACGAAGGGAAAATCGAGAAAATCTTTAAGTCACCACCATCCGTTGAAGAGCCTAGGTTGGAATTATACGAGCCGAGCGGAAATGTAGTTGGAGACCAATATTCGGATGAACATCGCGGGACATTGGAGAACTGTTTGGAATGGGATCTGCAAGGAGATTATCTGATCCCAGGTCTGATTGACACCCACGTGCATGGGGCAGGCGGTTTTGATGTGATGGATGGGACCCCTGAGGCCATTAGATCCGTTCAGGCAGCTTTGCTTGAGCAGGGCACTACAGCCTTTCTAGGCACAACAATGTCAGCCTCCAAGGATTTTATTATGCAAGCAATTCATAATGCAGCTCAAATCAGATCGGAGAATACAAGAATAGTGAAAGGAAATGTTCTGGCCGGCCAAGTGAATTCCCCGGCGGGAGGAGCGGAAATTCTTGGTGTACATATGGAAGGTCCGTTTCTATCACAGGAGTATAAAGGAGCTCAGGCCACGGATGGGATTTGGGCAGATGATGGGATGGCATCAGAGGATTTCTTGCTTGGAATATTCAAGGAATATCCCGGCTTGGTGCGTATTCTGACGCTGGCTCCTGAACGGGCGGATGCCAGGGAATTAATTGCCTGCTGTTCTGGGCAGGGGGTGATTCCTTCGGCGGGACATTCGGCGGCCTCTTATGAGAGGATGCTGGAAGCCGTATCCTGGGGGCTCAAACGGGTTACTCATGCTTTTAATGCCAAGCCAGGCATCCACCACCGTAAGCCTGGATTGCTTGCGGCGGCTTTGGCGGACAACCGGGTGTCCCTCGAACTCATTGCCGACGGCGTTCATATCCATCCTTCAGTTTTAGAAATTGTGTTGCGGTTGAAGCCTGAAAACGGCGTCTGTCTGGTTTCTGACGGGTCTCGGTCCGTGGGAATGGCAGACGGGGAATATGAACTGGGCGGTCAACAGACATTTGTCCATCAGGGTGTGGCCCGCTTGGCGGATGGGACCATTGCAGGCAGTGCCTTCCCACTGCTTCAGGGAGTTAAAACTCTGGTTAGGGCTGCCCATTTTCCGCTTCATCTGGCCGTGAAGGCTGCCAGTCTGATTCCGGCAAGAATATTGGGAGCCGATGAACGTCTGGGAAGCCTGGAGGTGAATAAAGAGGCGACTTTTGTACGCCTGACACGGGAGCTGAATGTAGCACAGGTATGGCGGAAAGGAGTTCTCGTAGTTGACAAATAG
- a CDS encoding YifB family Mg chelatase-like AAA ATPase, translating to MFASVYGMTVLGLQAHLVRVEVDVSNGLPGFEIVGLPTTAVREARDRVRSAIRNSGYQFPLQRVTVNLAPADLRKQGSGLDLPIAIGILAATQQCRCSDLDRYVFTGELSLEGSLRSVPGVLTMAIALYRDKQSGTQTKRESQTLSLIVPPENLAEARLVAGLKTHSTSALQRLITSLEGENVFEDEMITQPSQAENASLEHRVDWQDICGQQHVKRALEIAAAGGHNVILAGPPGSGKTLLAKAYSGILPPLSERESLEVTQLYSVCGLQPCNGSLVRHRPFRSPHHTVTKVGMIGGGRDMRPGELSFANYGVLFLDELPEFSREVLECLRQPLEDRELTITRQLGSITYPAHVSVIASMNPCPCGFFTDPGRECHCTPLQIQNYRGRISGPLLDRFDMHVEVPRLNYAELKERRGNNESSETVRERVLAARERQWARFGSAKTNAEMTSKESKEYSRLTPSGEALLQRVFDAQNLSARGHDRILRVARTIADLSGSSDILPEHLAEAIQFRALDKRLI from the coding sequence ATGTTCGCTTCGGTTTATGGAATGACGGTTTTGGGTTTACAGGCTCACTTAGTTCGAGTAGAAGTTGACGTCTCAAACGGGTTGCCTGGGTTTGAGATTGTCGGGCTTCCGACCACTGCGGTCCGGGAGGCTCGTGACCGAGTACGTTCTGCAATTCGAAACTCCGGTTACCAGTTTCCTCTTCAGCGGGTGACAGTAAATCTGGCACCGGCGGATTTGCGCAAACAAGGCTCAGGGCTGGATCTGCCGATTGCTATAGGTATCCTTGCCGCCACGCAGCAATGTCGTTGCTCTGACCTGGATCGTTATGTATTTACGGGTGAATTATCCTTGGAAGGCTCGCTGAGGTCTGTCCCAGGTGTATTAACCATGGCTATTGCCCTTTATCGGGATAAACAGTCTGGAACACAAACAAAAAGGGAATCCCAAACCTTGTCCTTGATAGTACCTCCCGAAAACCTGGCGGAAGCCCGCCTTGTGGCGGGTTTAAAAACCCACAGCACCTCTGCCTTACAGCGACTGATAACTTCTCTGGAGGGCGAGAATGTTTTTGAAGACGAAATGATAACTCAGCCATCTCAAGCCGAAAATGCTTCATTGGAACACCGCGTTGATTGGCAAGATATATGCGGTCAGCAGCATGTAAAACGTGCTTTGGAAATTGCGGCGGCGGGCGGGCATAACGTTATCTTGGCCGGACCGCCGGGTTCAGGCAAGACCCTGCTCGCTAAGGCCTATTCGGGGATACTTCCTCCCTTGAGTGAAAGGGAGAGCCTTGAAGTAACTCAACTGTACAGTGTTTGTGGGTTACAACCTTGCAATGGCTCATTAGTTCGCCATCGCCCTTTTCGCAGTCCACACCACACTGTTACCAAGGTTGGCATGATTGGCGGAGGGCGAGACATGCGGCCTGGGGAACTAAGTTTCGCTAATTATGGTGTTTTATTTTTAGATGAGCTGCCGGAGTTCTCAAGAGAAGTTTTAGAATGCCTCCGTCAGCCCCTGGAAGACCGGGAACTGACAATTACTCGTCAATTAGGCAGTATTACGTATCCTGCTCATGTTAGTGTTATTGCCAGTATGAACCCTTGTCCTTGTGGATTTTTTACAGATCCTGGAAGAGAGTGCCACTGCACTCCTCTGCAAATCCAAAATTACCGGGGGAGAATTTCCGGGCCCCTCTTAGATCGCTTTGACATGCACGTGGAAGTACCGAGGCTGAACTATGCTGAATTGAAGGAGAGAAGAGGTAATAACGAATCCTCTGAAACCGTCCGGGAACGGGTCCTAGCAGCCCGGGAGAGACAATGGGCTAGGTTTGGGTCAGCGAAAACTAATGCGGAGATGACCTCGAAGGAAAGTAAAGAATATAGCAGGTTAACACCCAGTGGAGAGGCTCTTTTGCAAAGGGTATTTGATGCCCAAAACTTAAGTGCCCGCGGGCATGACCGAATCTTAAGAGTAGCTCGTACGATTGCGGATTTAAGTGGTTCTTCAGATATTCTTCCTGAGCATTTGGCTGAGGCAATACAGTTTCGAGCCTTGGACAAACGACTGATCTAA
- a CDS encoding sensor histidine kinase, whose protein sequence is MEGQKRRWRSWTISIKLWMAMTLLILVVLGGLGLTITWLFGDFYLQQKLDSLRTEATEVSAQLAAIPSWSEKLSLLETFKLTSGTQLVLLDPQGNILVIAGSSTSKNQGLGLTGPIGEIGGLLGEWSRPLLPSDFFTDDYLAQVLAGNTISIKALPVNGGGQAMLIAAAPVGIKPVKAVVLLGSSPIPIQESIATFRRLIVYASLIAVFLATIVSLFFARQVTRPLALMQRSASRMAKGDFLPIQGVTSQDEIGELAEALNFMGESLKNHMEWLSQQKNLLQGIIESISDAVVMLGCDGSILYANDTARLLWQENDVELQDRKTQIVNYLQKMRQETDQIENNSTLTLGLQVLQVIMAPMTETEGFRGHVAVLRDITASLRAEKSRREFLASVTHELRTPLHLIQGYLEAIQDDVVPKNQRGEYIDLVLEEAKRLARLVKDLQDINWLERGQSIQPVPLDLENFLNEVYQRFQGRAQDLGLTLEVAKGSGAITADPDRLLQVFINLLDNAMRHTPRGKAVRVLFAEDEKQVRFSIQDEGEGIPREALPYIFDRFFRVNKARTRKDGGMGLGLAIVRQIVEAHGGQIKVESDMGSGTTFVITLPKEANYALLEYKSY, encoded by the coding sequence ATGGAAGGGCAAAAGAGGCGCTGGCGGTCTTGGACCATTTCCATTAAACTATGGATGGCAATGACACTTCTGATACTTGTGGTTTTGGGCGGCCTGGGCCTGACGATTACGTGGCTGTTCGGAGACTTTTATTTGCAACAAAAACTTGATTCCCTGCGAACAGAAGCAACGGAAGTTTCAGCGCAATTAGCGGCGATTCCTAGTTGGAGTGAAAAATTGAGCTTATTGGAAACGTTTAAGCTTACCTCCGGAACGCAGTTGGTTTTGCTGGATCCACAAGGAAATATCCTGGTAATTGCCGGGTCATCCACGAGTAAAAATCAAGGATTAGGGCTAACCGGACCCATCGGAGAGATTGGCGGATTGCTTGGAGAGTGGTCACGCCCCTTGCTACCGTCAGACTTTTTTACCGATGATTATTTGGCTCAAGTACTTGCGGGCAATACCATCTCCATCAAGGCCCTGCCGGTTAACGGAGGAGGGCAGGCCATGCTGATAGCAGCGGCTCCTGTCGGGATTAAACCGGTGAAGGCCGTTGTACTGTTGGGCAGCTCGCCTATACCCATACAAGAGAGTATTGCAACTTTTCGGCGCTTAATTGTTTACGCCTCGTTAATTGCCGTATTCTTAGCCACAATAGTCAGTCTCTTTTTTGCCCGGCAGGTTACACGACCTCTTGCCTTAATGCAGCGCAGTGCCTCGAGAATGGCAAAAGGCGATTTTCTTCCAATCCAAGGAGTAACGAGTCAGGACGAAATCGGAGAATTAGCCGAAGCCCTTAATTTCATGGGAGAAAGCTTAAAAAATCATATGGAATGGCTTTCCCAGCAGAAGAATCTATTACAAGGAATTATTGAAAGCATCAGCGATGCAGTGGTCATGCTAGGCTGTGATGGATCTATTCTTTATGCCAATGACACTGCTCGATTATTATGGCAAGAAAATGATGTCGAACTGCAAGATCGTAAGACTCAAATTGTAAACTATTTACAGAAGATGCGGCAAGAGACAGATCAAATTGAAAACAACTCAACCTTAACTTTGGGGCTTCAGGTACTGCAGGTTATTATGGCACCGATGACAGAGACCGAAGGTTTTCGCGGGCATGTGGCAGTCCTTCGGGATATTACGGCATCACTACGGGCGGAAAAGTCACGCCGGGAATTTTTAGCCAGTGTCACACATGAACTCAGAACTCCTTTGCATCTCATTCAAGGCTATCTGGAGGCAATCCAGGATGATGTTGTGCCTAAGAATCAGCGCGGGGAATATATCGACTTAGTTTTAGAAGAAGCTAAACGCTTAGCTCGCTTGGTCAAGGATTTGCAAGATATTAATTGGCTGGAGCGGGGGCAGAGTATCCAGCCTGTTCCCCTGGATTTGGAGAATTTTCTTAACGAAGTATACCAGCGTTTTCAGGGCAGAGCTCAAGATTTGGGTCTCACTTTAGAGGTTGCCAAAGGTTCGGGCGCAATTACCGCTGATCCGGATCGTCTTTTGCAGGTTTTTATAAATCTCTTAGATAATGCCATGCGCCACACTCCCAGAGGCAAGGCAGTACGTGTTCTGTTTGCCGAGGATGAAAAACAAGTCCGATTTTCTATCCAAGATGAAGGGGAGGGAATCCCGCGCGAAGCCTTGCCCTATATCTTTGATCGATTCTTTAGAGTTAATAAAGCCCGCACTAGGAAAGACGGAGGCATGGGCTTAGGTTTAGCAATTGTCCGTCAGATCGTAGAAGCTCACGGAGGACAGATCAAAGTAGAAAGCGATATGGGAAGCGGCACAACCTTTGTGATAACCTTACCTAAAGAAGCGAATTATGCATTGTTAGAATATAAGAGTTATTAG
- a CDS encoding response regulator transcription factor, which translates to MDPILIVDDEERIRSLVRLYLEREGFAVEEAEDGSVALAKFKAGRFSLLIVDLMMPEIDGWRVCREIRESSGIPIIMLTARGEEFDRVLGLELGADDYLVKPFSTKELVARVKALLRRSSGQLHTVSSEISVGPLSIDKEKHRVTIGDEAINLTPLEFDLLYFLAKNRGRVFSREQLMETVWGYDFYGDARTVDTHVKKLREKLANPSIKKMLVTVWGVGYKFDPDMVS; encoded by the coding sequence ATGGATCCAATTCTAATTGTCGATGATGAAGAAAGAATTCGCAGTTTGGTCAGATTATATCTTGAGCGGGAAGGATTTGCGGTCGAAGAAGCGGAAGATGGCAGCGTCGCCTTAGCGAAGTTTAAAGCGGGCCGGTTTTCCTTATTAATTGTTGATCTCATGATGCCTGAAATCGATGGCTGGAGGGTTTGCCGGGAAATACGCGAAAGCTCAGGAATCCCAATCATTATGTTGACAGCCCGGGGGGAAGAATTTGATCGTGTCTTAGGCCTGGAACTGGGCGCCGATGATTACTTAGTGAAACCCTTCAGTACTAAGGAATTAGTCGCCAGAGTCAAAGCACTGCTGCGCCGGTCAAGCGGTCAATTGCATACCGTTTCTTCGGAAATTTCGGTGGGCCCGCTTAGTATCGATAAAGAAAAACACCGTGTGACGATAGGCGACGAGGCGATCAACTTAACCCCACTGGAATTTGATTTGCTCTATTTTCTAGCTAAAAATCGGGGAAGAGTTTTTTCGCGGGAGCAGCTTATGGAAACAGTCTGGGGATACGATTTTTACGGCGATGCTCGAACTGTCGATACTCATGTGAAAAAACTGCGGGAAAAATTAGCTAACCCCAGCATTAAAAAGATGCTTGTTACCGTTTGGGGAGTGGGTTATAAATTCGATCCGGATATGGTGTCCTGA
- a CDS encoding YraN family protein encodes MGVKRNLLGKSGEELAVRFVTASGLKILARNYRCPKGEMDIIALDHETLVFIEVRTRSSSYRGWGEESITYQKALRLRSIAAYYVLQQGYASWPELRFDVIAIRWLDDNQDLMWIKAAL; translated from the coding sequence ATGGGAGTGAAGAGAAATCTCTTAGGGAAATCCGGTGAAGAACTTGCTGTTCGCTTTGTGACAGCATCAGGATTAAAAATCCTGGCACGGAATTATCGGTGTCCAAAAGGTGAAATGGATATTATTGCTCTTGATCATGAAACGTTAGTGTTTATCGAGGTGCGGACTCGCAGCTCGTCGTATAGGGGCTGGGGGGAAGAGAGTATCACTTATCAGAAGGCACTGCGCCTAAGGTCGATAGCAGCTTATTACGTGCTTCAACAGGGGTATGCAAGCTGGCCAGAGTTAAGATTTGATGTCATTGCCATACGTTGGCTGGACGATAATCAGGATTTAATGTGGATTAAAGCCGCTTTATAA
- a CDS encoding NADH-quinone oxidoreductase subunit N, whose product MVDFNIAAVLTPEVALAALALILLAIGLLIPPSARKGMMPLTAFSLIGVLSYTLYDFFYGPKTSFLNGLYWHDQFAVYFKVLFLAAALLVVLSSGGYVQKFPKYRGEFYSLILTATLGMMLMAGAGELITMYVGLELMTISFYILVAYLSDDARSSEAGIKYLVLGATSSAILLYGISLIYGLTGSTMLSEVASGLGATLTPVSFLATVFILAGLGFKISLVPFHLWAPDIYEGAPTPVTAFLAIASKAAAFAALIRVYLITMNSQSFSTTGQTLLLVLAALTMIIGNLVAIPQTNIKRLLAYSSVAQAGYLMVGIIAESISGVKGVLFYAMIYVFANMGAFAVATHVSEQQGSDEIQDFAGLARRSPLAAVVMTASLLSLAGIPPLAGFVGKFYLFSAVMGSGYTGIAYIGFVMSMVSVYYYLSVVKVMFLGEGEGLPDIPVHGAVKFTMLFSMIITVAIGIYPTPLAQMAIKAAQSLVQ is encoded by the coding sequence ATGGTTGATTTCAATATCGCTGCAGTACTCACGCCCGAAGTTGCGCTTGCCGCACTGGCCTTGATTCTCTTGGCCATCGGACTTCTGATTCCGCCAAGTGCTAGAAAAGGCATGATGCCGCTCACAGCGTTCTCCCTAATCGGGGTCCTAAGCTACACACTTTATGATTTTTTCTACGGCCCTAAAACATCCTTCTTAAATGGCCTATACTGGCATGATCAGTTCGCCGTATATTTCAAAGTGCTTTTCTTAGCGGCCGCACTTCTGGTCGTTCTCTCTTCAGGGGGATATGTCCAGAAGTTTCCTAAATATCGCGGTGAATTTTATTCTTTAATTCTGACGGCAACGTTGGGCATGATGCTCATGGCCGGAGCCGGTGAGCTCATTACCATGTATGTTGGCTTAGAATTAATGACGATTTCCTTTTATATTCTCGTTGCTTATTTGTCCGACGATGCCCGTTCCTCAGAAGCTGGAATTAAGTATCTGGTTTTGGGTGCCACGTCCTCAGCCATTTTACTTTATGGCATCAGCCTTATCTATGGCTTGACGGGATCGACTATGCTTTCAGAGGTCGCCAGCGGTCTCGGAGCTACTTTAACGCCCGTCTCGTTTTTGGCTACGGTCTTTATCCTCGCAGGACTGGGCTTTAAGATCTCTTTGGTTCCCTTCCATCTATGGGCACCGGACATTTATGAAGGGGCACCGACACCCGTTACTGCCTTTTTGGCAATTGCCTCCAAGGCTGCAGCCTTTGCTGCGCTGATAAGGGTTTATCTCATCACTATGAACAGCCAATCGTTTTCCACAACAGGTCAGACCCTGCTCTTAGTTTTGGCGGCTCTGACGATGATCATAGGTAATTTAGTTGCTATTCCTCAGACGAATATCAAGCGGCTTTTGGCTTATTCCAGTGTTGCCCAAGCCGGATATCTGATGGTCGGCATCATTGCTGAATCCATTTCCGGGGTGAAAGGCGTTCTGTTTTATGCTATGATTTATGTCTTTGCCAACATGGGGGCTTTTGCAGTGGCTACTCATGTTTCCGAGCAGCAAGGAAGCGACGAAATTCAGGATTTTGCGGGTTTGGCACGCAGGTCGCCTCTTGCAGCCGTTGTAATGACAGCTTCCTTGTTGTCCTTAGCAGGAATTCCTCCATTGGCAGGGTTTGTAGGGAAATTTTATCTCTTCTCCGCTGTGATGGGCAGCGGCTATACAGGCATTGCCTACATTGGCTTTGTCATGAGCATGGTGTCCGTTTACTACTATCTCTCCGTGGTTAAGGTCATGTTCCTGGGAGAGGGCGAAGGATTACCTGATATTCCAGTGCATGGTGCGGTTAAATTTACGATGTTGTTTTCAATGATTATCACCGTGGCTATTGGAATTTATCCCACTCCTCTGGCACAAATGGCTATTAAAGCTGCCCAAAGTTTAGTTCAATAA